A window of Xenopus laevis strain J_2021 chromosome 1L, Xenopus_laevis_v10.1, whole genome shotgun sequence genomic DNA:
GCTGTAATGAAGGAGAAGCATTTGGGGTGGATGGGTTATCATTTCTATTTAATCAAGGTATTACAGTATTACCCCTTCCTTTCAATGTGTCCTTCCTGTAACGCCCATAACCTTGCTGCTGGGTAGCATTTTTATGTTTCTGAATCCTGTTTTATTTGACTGATGGACAAATCATGGATTGGTAGAAtcataattcataaaaatggaaCTTCTTCATATGTCCTGTCCACATCTGCACTCCAGTCCATGTATTCTCTGTATTTCTCTTGTCTCTCAgctttgatttaaaaaatgtaattccctCTGGAAAAATGTGACAATAaagacaatgtatttttattttcttttaggtGAAACCGTAACGCCAATGCAGAGTGCTCGATATCCCAGCCCAGCAGAGCTAGATGCATATGCACAGAAAGTGGCTAATAACCCCTTGACCATTAAGATCTTCCCTACGAACATCAGGGTTCCCCAGCACAAGCACCTTAATCGGACTGTGAATGGTTATGACACTACAGGTCAGCGATACAGCCCTTACCCAATGCACACAGGTGGATATCAAGGTCTGCTGGCCATTGTGAAATCAGCTAGTAAGAGCGTGGTGAAAAATGCAGAGGGTAAACGGACTAAGATATCTTCTGCACAGGCTGCTGTTGCTCCATACCCATTGTCAAGCACTTTAACACAAAGCCAAACCTGCAATGGACAGCTGAACTACCTTGGGAGTCAGAAGCAGCTGGATGTTCCTCCTAATGTCACAGTAGCAGCCTCGGTCATTCCACTGAGCAGCAGAAATTTGGCACTTCAACAATCTAATTTGCCCTCTATCCAGAGTATCATTTACCAGATTAACCAGCAGTGCCAGGCTCAAGCCTCTCACCAGGCCTGCCAAGGGGTAGTGGTTACGAATTCTAGTCCATCGAAGCAGGGAATGGCTAATGGCTACGCTTCCATGACCGGGAATGCTGTGGCCTACTCTGGGACTGTTTTGCAAGATTGCAGAGTAGGCAGCGAACTTGCTCTGGGTTCTGTTCCTGTAGTAACTAAAACTGGATCCTACCAAGAAGGCATGGACTATCTGATTTGGCAACAGAAGCAACAGCAACTGCGAATCTATAGTGGGGGCAGTGGTGGGGGTGGGGCAATTAGCAAATCTCCTGAAGTTTGCCATGGAGTCTCCCGCCCCTATACTCTTGCTAGTGCCGTTGAAAAAGTCAGCTCCTCTCCTTTGAACTGTGTTGGCATGCATGGTAACTTTTCTGTCGGGCAGTATTTTGCCCCTCCTTGGAACAGCATCTTGGTCACACCCAACAGTGACTGTTACAATCCACAGGAACTTGCCAATGGGCACAGAGAATTGGGAGTCCATCCATCTGATGGGTTAACAAGTATCCCCAGCAAGACCCTTTGTAATACCTCGATACTTAGCAGTAGCCTTCAGTCTTTGGAGTATCTCATCAATGACATTCGTCCACCCTGTATCAAAGAGCAGATGCTTGGCAAGGGTTATGAGACAGTGTCTGTGCCAAGGCTTCTAGATCATCAGCATGCTCACATCCGTTTGCCTATTTACAGATAGAAAGCCCTGCCCTTTTCTCTTATAAAGTGATCAACGGTACACTGGTTCCGCATACTAACATATGCTATTTAGCTTGAAAAGGCATGTTTCATAAGGGCAGAGGGCAGGGCTTTTGATGGGTAAACTGCACCACCACCACCAACAGGAATGCAGAGTACCAGGAGCACTCCAGTGGCCAAACTGCTCCATCTGTTC
This region includes:
- the fam222a.L gene encoding protein FAM222A isoform X1, whose amino-acid sequence is MLACLQRTQNPPVKHVICANKSIEPRKCETVTPMQSARYPSPAELDAYAQKVANNPLTIKIFPTNIRVPQHKHLNRTVNGYDTTGQRYSPYPMHTGGYQGLLAIVKSASKSVVKNAEGKRTKISSAQAAVAPYPLSSTLTQSQTCNGQLNYLGSQKQLDVPPNVTVAASVIPLSSRNLALQQSNLPSIQSIIYQINQQCQAQASHQACQGVVVTNSSPSKQGMANGYASMTGNAVAYSGTVLQDCRVGSELALGSVPVVTKTGSYQEGMDYLIWQQKQQQLRIYSGGSGGGGAISKSPEVCHGVSRPYTLASAVEKVSSSPLNCVGMHGNFSVGQYFAPPWNSILVTPNSDCYNPQELANGHRELGVHPSDGLTSIPSKTLCNTSILSSSLQSLEYLINDIRPPCIKEQMLGKGYETVSVPRLLDHQHAHIRLPIYR
- the fam222a.L gene encoding protein FAM222A isoform X2; translation: MQSARYPSPAELDAYAQKVANNPLTIKIFPTNIRVPQHKHLNRTVNGYDTTGQRYSPYPMHTGGYQGLLAIVKSASKSVVKNAEGKRTKISSAQAAVAPYPLSSTLTQSQTCNGQLNYLGSQKQLDVPPNVTVAASVIPLSSRNLALQQSNLPSIQSIIYQINQQCQAQASHQACQGVVVTNSSPSKQGMANGYASMTGNAVAYSGTVLQDCRVGSELALGSVPVVTKTGSYQEGMDYLIWQQKQQQLRIYSGGSGGGGAISKSPEVCHGVSRPYTLASAVEKVSSSPLNCVGMHGNFSVGQYFAPPWNSILVTPNSDCYNPQELANGHRELGVHPSDGLTSIPSKTLCNTSILSSSLQSLEYLINDIRPPCIKEQMLGKGYETVSVPRLLDHQHAHIRLPIYR